A single region of the Cucumis melo cultivar AY chromosome 3, USDA_Cmelo_AY_1.0, whole genome shotgun sequence genome encodes:
- the LOC103496608 gene encoding histone H4, translated as MSGRGKGGKGLGKGGAKRHRKVLRDNIQGITKPAIRRLARRGGVKRISGLIYEETRGVLKIFLENVIRDAVTYTEHARRKTVTAMDVVYALKRQGRTLYGFGG; from the coding sequence ATGTCTGGCCGTGGCAAGGGAGGTAAGGGTTTGGGGAAAGGAGGAGCCAAGCGTCATCGGAAAGTCTTGAGAGATAACATTCAAGGTATTACAAAGCCTGCAATTCGCCGTTTGGCTCGTCGTGGCGGTGTGAAGCGAATCAGCGGTTTGATTTATGAAGAAACCAGAGGTGTTTTAAAGATCTTCCTCGAGAATGTTATTCGTGATGCTGTGACTTACACTGAGCACGCTAGGAGGAAGACGGTGACTGCCATGGATGTGGTTTATGCTTTGAAAAGGCAGGGAAGGACTTTGTATGGTTTCGGAGGTTAG